The following proteins come from a genomic window of Novosphingobium aromaticivorans DSM 12444:
- the lspA gene encoding signal peptidase II, which yields MLARPRIEGLGLAVLVALVDRAVKALMVGPLMLRERGVIDLVPMFDLRYAENFGVSFGMFTATSPEMRWGLIGVTAVIAAGVLVWMLRETARGDILGLGLVLGGALGNIYDRLVYGYVIDYADLHIGEWRPFQIFNLADVAITFGVLILLARSFKSREKRNDGDDTATENA from the coding sequence ATGCTCGCTCGTCCGCGTATCGAAGGCTTGGGCCTTGCCGTGCTGGTCGCCTTGGTCGACCGGGCGGTCAAGGCACTGATGGTCGGTCCGCTCATGCTGCGCGAACGCGGGGTCATCGATCTCGTGCCGATGTTCGACCTGCGTTACGCCGAGAACTTCGGCGTCTCGTTCGGCATGTTCACCGCGACTTCGCCCGAGATGCGCTGGGGCCTGATCGGCGTGACGGCGGTGATCGCAGCCGGTGTCCTTGTGTGGATGCTGCGCGAGACGGCGCGGGGGGACATCCTTGGCCTGGGCCTCGTCCTCGGCGGCGCGCTGGGCAATATCTACGACCGTCTCGTCTATGGCTACGTCATCGACTATGCCGACCTGCACATCGGTGAATGGCGGCCGTTCCAGATCTTCAATCTTGCCGACGTGGCGATCACGTTCGGCGTCCTGATACTGCTTGCCCGCTCGTTCAAATCGCGCGAAAAGCGCAACGACGGCGACGATACCGCCACGGAGAATGCATGA
- a CDS encoding UDP-glucose dehydrogenase family protein → MKIAMVGSGYVGLVSGACFADFGHDVVCIDKDEGKIESLRQGVMPIYEPGLAELVAANVKAGRLSFSTDLAASIEDAQAIFIAVGTPSRRGDGHADLSYVYAVAQELAENLKTPAVIVTKSTVPVGTGDEVERIIRESGTAVRFEVVSNPEFLREGAAIGDFKRPDRIVIGAEDEWAQGVMKEVYRPLFLNRAPILFTSRRSSELIKYAANAFLATKITFINEMADLCEKVGADVQDVSRGIGLDNRIGAKFLHAGPGYGGSCFPKDTLALLKTAEDYNSPVRLVEAVVKVNDSRKRAMGRKAIEALGGEARGKRVALLGLTFKPNTDDMRDAPSIAIVQTLLDAGAEVVAYDPEGMEAAAAIMPEVTMAPNAYAAIEGADAIVLVTEWDAFRALDFARIRRLANAPVMVDLRNVYDPAEVRAAGFEYTSVGRP, encoded by the coding sequence ATGAAGATCGCGATGGTGGGTTCGGGCTACGTCGGCCTCGTGTCGGGCGCCTGCTTTGCCGACTTCGGCCACGACGTGGTCTGCATCGACAAGGACGAGGGCAAGATCGAGAGCCTGCGCCAGGGCGTGATGCCGATCTACGAGCCGGGTCTTGCCGAACTGGTCGCCGCCAACGTCAAGGCTGGTCGTCTCTCGTTCTCGACCGACCTTGCCGCTTCGATCGAGGATGCGCAGGCGATCTTCATCGCGGTGGGCACGCCTTCGCGTCGCGGCGACGGCCACGCCGACTTGAGCTATGTCTACGCCGTCGCGCAGGAACTGGCAGAGAACCTGAAGACCCCGGCCGTCATCGTCACCAAGTCGACCGTGCCGGTCGGCACCGGCGACGAGGTGGAGCGGATCATCCGCGAGAGCGGGACTGCGGTGCGTTTCGAGGTCGTCTCCAATCCCGAATTCCTGCGCGAAGGCGCCGCCATCGGTGACTTCAAGCGCCCCGACCGCATTGTCATCGGCGCGGAGGACGAATGGGCGCAGGGGGTGATGAAGGAAGTCTACCGTCCGCTCTTCCTGAACCGCGCGCCAATCCTGTTCACGTCGCGCCGCAGCAGCGAGCTGATCAAGTACGCCGCCAACGCGTTCCTCGCGACCAAGATCACTTTCATCAACGAAATGGCGGACCTGTGCGAGAAGGTGGGCGCGGACGTGCAGGACGTGTCGCGCGGGATCGGGCTCGACAACCGCATCGGCGCGAAGTTCCTGCATGCGGGGCCAGGATATGGCGGTTCGTGCTTCCCCAAGGACACGCTGGCCCTGCTGAAGACCGCCGAGGACTACAACAGCCCGGTCCGGCTGGTGGAGGCCGTGGTCAAGGTCAACGACAGCCGCAAGCGTGCCATGGGCCGCAAGGCCATCGAGGCGCTGGGAGGCGAGGCGCGGGGCAAGCGCGTCGCGCTGCTCGGCCTGACCTTCAAGCCCAACACCGATGACATGCGCGATGCGCCCTCGATCGCCATCGTGCAGACCTTGCTTGATGCCGGGGCGGAAGTCGTCGCCTATGACCCCGAAGGCATGGAAGCAGCCGCCGCGATTATGCCGGAAGTGACGATGGCGCCAAACGCCTATGCCGCGATCGAAGGCGCCGATGCGATCGTGCTGGTGACCGAATGGGACGCCTTCCGCGCGCTAGACTTCGCGCGGATCAGGCGCCTGGCCAATGCTCCGGTCATGGTCGACCTGCGCAATGTCTATGATCCGGCCGAAGTGCGCGCGGCCGGCTTCGAATATACCAGCGTCGGCCGGCCCTGA
- the ileS gene encoding isoleucine--tRNA ligase, giving the protein MTEPRDYRPTVFLPKTDFPMKAGLPQKEPVILSRWQAEDIYRKVRESRKGREKFILHDGPPYANGDMHIGHALNHILKDMVCRTQTLRGKDAPYVPGWDCHGLPIEWKVEEEYRKKKKNKDEVPPKEFRAECRAYAQKWVDVQREQLKRLGINGDWDNPYLTMDSQAEGTIVRELLKFAESGQLYRGAKPVMWSPVEKTALAEAEVEYEDIVSTQVDVAFEIVESPIAELVGAHAVIWTTTPWTIPVNQALAYGPEVAYWLVHATDGRKYLVAFDLVTQFLSRTGLGLLDQPGMPEDAEGLLLHGLSKAFNGSDLAGTICRHPMHHLGGFFAKPRPMLPGDFVTTDSGTGLVHMAPDHGEDDFALCKAHGIEPVFAVQGDGKYREDWGWLGGQGSVINPKFNAPDGPICEALREAGGLLAASADYKHSYPHSWRSKAKVIYRCTPQWFVPMDRPVAHLPVIESAEQRWENEGGDQTVDEVPAAGARSLREIALSEVGRVRFVPEKGRNRIGAMVEGRPDWVLSRQRAWGVPITLFVDRKTGQYLNDPEVNARIVAAVMAEGVDAWDEERAQEYLGAKYRLEDYERVTDILDVWFDSGSTHAFVLESGRWPDLQWPANLYLEGSDQHRGWFQSSLLESCGTRGRAPYDAILTHGFTMDAKGMKMSKSLGNTISPIDLMRDYGADILRLWALSVDFTEDHRIGKEILQGVADQYRKLRNTYRYLLGALDGFTEAERLPVAEMPELEQYMLGLLGKLDATLRQAVDDFDYNTYVRALTDFCNEDLSAFFFDIRKDSLYCDAPSDPKRRAYRTVLDVLFHALVRYGAPVLVFTAEEVWSSRYPESDSVHLLEWPEVPAVEIDEARWAELRALRQTVNEAIEPLRREKVLGSGLEAVVTVPEGAPQADLAELFITATVNRGQGSEVTVERSTDHKCGRCWRLLPEVTEDGALCGRCDDVVTQIDASSAAGASA; this is encoded by the coding sequence ATGACCGAACCGCGCGACTACCGACCGACCGTCTTCCTGCCGAAGACCGATTTCCCGATGAAAGCCGGACTCCCCCAGAAGGAGCCGGTAATCCTGTCGCGCTGGCAGGCCGAGGACATTTACCGCAAGGTGCGCGAGAGCCGTAAGGGCCGCGAGAAGTTCATCCTGCATGACGGCCCGCCCTATGCCAATGGCGACATGCACATCGGCCATGCGCTGAACCATATCCTCAAGGACATGGTCTGCCGTACCCAGACGCTGCGCGGCAAGGACGCGCCCTATGTTCCCGGCTGGGACTGCCACGGCCTGCCCATCGAGTGGAAGGTCGAGGAAGAGTATCGCAAGAAGAAGAAGAACAAGGACGAGGTTCCGCCCAAGGAATTCCGCGCCGAATGCCGCGCCTATGCCCAGAAGTGGGTCGACGTGCAGCGCGAGCAATTGAAGCGCCTCGGCATCAATGGCGATTGGGACAACCCCTACCTGACGATGGATTCGCAGGCCGAGGGCACCATCGTCCGCGAACTGCTCAAGTTTGCCGAAAGCGGCCAGCTCTATCGCGGGGCCAAGCCGGTGATGTGGTCCCCGGTCGAAAAGACCGCGCTGGCCGAGGCAGAGGTCGAATACGAGGACATCGTCTCGACGCAGGTCGACGTGGCGTTCGAGATTGTTGAGTCGCCGATTGCGGAACTGGTCGGCGCTCATGCGGTGATCTGGACGACAACGCCTTGGACGATCCCGGTGAATCAGGCTTTGGCTTATGGGCCGGAGGTTGCATACTGGCTTGTCCATGCGACCGATGGTCGGAAGTATCTCGTTGCTTTCGATTTAGTCACGCAGTTCTTGTCTAGAACGGGACTGGGCCTTCTCGACCAGCCCGGAATGCCTGAGGACGCTGAAGGGCTCTTGCTTCACGGCCTCAGCAAGGCTTTCAACGGTTCCGACCTCGCCGGAACCATCTGCCGCCACCCGATGCACCACCTCGGCGGGTTCTTTGCCAAGCCGCGACCGATGCTGCCCGGCGATTTCGTCACCACCGACAGCGGCACCGGCCTTGTCCACATGGCGCCCGATCATGGCGAGGACGACTTTGCGCTGTGCAAGGCGCACGGGATCGAGCCGGTCTTCGCGGTGCAGGGCGATGGCAAGTATCGCGAGGACTGGGGCTGGCTCGGCGGGCAGGGATCGGTCATCAACCCGAAGTTCAATGCGCCCGATGGCCCGATCTGCGAGGCGCTGCGTGAAGCTGGCGGTTTGCTGGCGGCGAGCGCTGACTACAAGCATTCCTATCCGCATTCGTGGCGTTCGAAGGCCAAGGTGATCTATCGTTGCACGCCGCAGTGGTTCGTGCCGATGGATCGGCCCGTCGCGCACCTGCCGGTGATCGAGAGCGCGGAACAGCGCTGGGAGAACGAGGGCGGCGACCAGACGGTCGACGAAGTGCCCGCCGCCGGCGCGCGTTCGCTGCGCGAGATCGCGTTGTCAGAAGTAGGACGGGTGCGCTTCGTCCCCGAAAAGGGTCGCAATCGCATCGGCGCGATGGTCGAAGGCCGTCCGGACTGGGTGCTGTCGCGCCAGCGCGCGTGGGGCGTGCCGATCACGCTGTTCGTCGATCGCAAGACCGGGCAGTACCTCAACGATCCGGAAGTGAACGCGCGCATCGTCGCGGCGGTCATGGCCGAAGGCGTCGATGCCTGGGACGAGGAGCGCGCGCAGGAATACCTCGGCGCCAAGTACAGGCTCGAGGACTACGAACGCGTCACCGACATCCTCGACGTGTGGTTCGATTCCGGCTCCACCCATGCCTTCGTGCTGGAATCGGGGCGTTGGCCCGATCTGCAATGGCCCGCGAACCTCTATCTCGAAGGCTCTGACCAGCATCGCGGCTGGTTCCAGTCCTCGCTGCTGGAAAGCTGCGGCACGCGCGGTCGCGCGCCCTATGACGCGATCCTGACCCACGGCTTCACCATGGACGCCAAGGGCATGAAGATGTCCAAGTCGCTTGGCAACACGATCAGCCCGATCGACCTGATGCGCGACTACGGCGCTGACATCCTGCGGCTCTGGGCCCTCTCGGTCGATTTCACCGAGGACCACCGCATCGGCAAGGAAATCCTCCAGGGGGTTGCCGACCAGTACCGCAAGCTGCGCAACACTTACCGCTACCTGCTCGGCGCGCTCGACGGCTTCACCGAGGCGGAGCGGCTGCCGGTGGCGGAAATGCCCGAACTGGAGCAGTACATGCTCGGCCTGCTGGGCAAGCTGGATGCGACGCTGCGGCAGGCGGTCGATGACTTCGACTACAACACCTATGTCCGCGCGCTGACCGACTTCTGCAACGAAGACCTTTCGGCGTTCTTCTTCGATATCCGCAAGGACAGCCTCTATTGCGATGCGCCTTCCGACCCGAAGCGCCGCGCCTATCGCACCGTGCTCGACGTGCTGTTCCACGCGCTGGTCCGCTATGGCGCGCCGGTGCTGGTGTTCACGGCGGAAGAAGTGTGGTCCTCGCGCTATCCCGAAAGCGACAGCGTGCACCTGCTTGAATGGCCGGAAGTGCCTGCGGTGGAAATCGATGAAGCGCGCTGGGCCGAACTGCGCGCGCTGCGCCAGACCGTCAACGAGGCGATCGAGCCTCTGCGCCGCGAGAAGGTCCTGGGCTCTGGCCTTGAGGCCGTGGTGACCGTGCCCGAAGGCGCGCCGCAGGCAGATCTTGCCGAACTGTTCATCACCGCGACAGTCAATCGCGGGCAGGGCAGTGAAGTGACCGTCGAACGTTCCACCGACCACAAGTGCGGCCGTTGCTGGCGCCTGCTTCCGGAAGTGACGGAAGACGGGGCGCTGTGCGGTCGTTGCGACGATGTCGTGACGCAGATCGACGCGTCGAGCGCTGCAGGCGCTAGCGCCTGA
- a CDS encoding dihydrofolate reductase, with protein MNAARSTPREGLFLIYARADNGVIGRDNALPWRLPADLRRFKALTLGKPMIMGRRTFDSLPGLLPGRRHVVLTRDSGWAAPGAETATTPEAALALAGPGEIAVIGGAEAYRLFMPLADRVELTEVHGDYEGDTTMPPLGTEWEEVMREEYPAQGGHPAHAFVTFRRRAT; from the coding sequence GTGAACGCCGCCCGCTCCACGCCGCGCGAGGGGCTGTTCCTGATCTACGCGCGCGCCGACAACGGCGTGATCGGGCGCGACAACGCCCTGCCATGGCGCCTCCCGGCCGACCTCAGGCGGTTCAAGGCGTTGACCCTTGGCAAGCCGATGATCATGGGCCGCAGGACCTTCGACAGCCTGCCGGGCCTTCTTCCTGGCCGCCGTCACGTTGTTCTTACCCGCGATTCGGGCTGGGCCGCGCCGGGAGCGGAGACCGCGACAACCCCGGAGGCGGCCCTCGCGCTCGCCGGGCCCGGAGAGATCGCGGTAATCGGCGGGGCCGAGGCCTATCGCCTGTTCATGCCGCTTGCCGATCGCGTGGAATTGACCGAAGTTCATGGCGATTACGAAGGCGACACGACGATGCCGCCTCTTGGAACCGAATGGGAAGAGGTCATGCGCGAGGAATATCCGGCACAGGGCGGCCATCCCGCCCACGCCTTCGTGACGTTCCGCCGCAGGGCGACCTAG
- the purE gene encoding 5-(carboxyamino)imidazole ribonucleotide mutase, whose protein sequence is MTDRPLVAIVMGSQSDWETMKNAAAVLEKLGVAHECRIVSAHRTPDRLVSFAKGAHEEGFKVVIAGAGGAAHLPGMVASMTHLPVLGVPVESKALKGMDSLLSIVQMPGGIPVGTLAIGVPGATNAGILAASILATSDEALAKRLIDFRTAQTESVAERPS, encoded by the coding sequence ATGACGGATAGACCTTTGGTTGCCATCGTAATGGGCAGCCAGTCCGATTGGGAAACGATGAAGAATGCCGCTGCCGTGCTGGAAAAGCTCGGCGTCGCGCATGAATGCCGCATCGTCTCTGCCCACCGCACGCCGGATCGTCTCGTCAGCTTTGCCAAGGGCGCCCACGAGGAAGGCTTCAAGGTCGTGATTGCCGGTGCCGGCGGCGCTGCGCACCTGCCGGGCATGGTCGCATCGATGACGCACCTTCCCGTTCTTGGCGTGCCTGTTGAATCCAAGGCGCTCAAGGGCATGGATTCGCTGCTCTCGATCGTCCAGATGCCCGGCGGCATCCCGGTCGGCACGCTTGCCATCGGCGTACCCGGCGCAACCAATGCAGGCATCCTCGCCGCATCGATCCTTGCCACCTCGGACGAGGCCCTGGCGAAGCGGTTGATCGATTTCCGCACCGCGCAGACCGAATCGGTCGCCGAGCGCCCCTCCTGA
- a CDS encoding dipeptidase, with protein MRRKIGWAVIFIVLFAAAFVLGPLPAMVEKRMNVIDGQPLLTVSERAKALHRTLTIVDLHADTLMWRRNLTDRAAQGHVDLPRLIDGHVALQVLSSVTKSPKGLNYDANPSNSDTITALAVTQMQPVRTWNSLLERSLWHAEKLDRAVAGSSGELVKVTGQASLDDLLRERGEGALPVGAMLSIEGLHDLEGKRENLDRLYDAGFRMASLTHFFDNQLAGSMHGERKGGLTPFGRQIVRAMEDKGMIVDIAHLSHPGVAELLAMARRPVVSSHGGVQATCKVNRNLTDAEIRGVARTGGVIGIGYWDAAICDTSPRAAARAMRHVRDLVGIQHVALGSDFDGATTTRFDTSQLEQVTQALLDEGFSDDEIRAVMGLNALRVIRAGIVPLGGGAR; from the coding sequence ATGCGCCGCAAGATTGGCTGGGCAGTGATCTTCATTGTCCTGTTTGCCGCCGCCTTCGTGCTCGGCCCGCTGCCGGCGATGGTCGAGAAGCGGATGAACGTGATCGACGGCCAGCCGCTGCTGACCGTCAGCGAAAGGGCCAAGGCGCTTCACCGCACGTTGACGATCGTCGACCTTCATGCCGACACGCTGATGTGGCGCCGCAACCTTACCGACCGCGCTGCCCAAGGCCATGTCGACCTGCCGCGCCTGATCGACGGGCACGTTGCGCTCCAGGTCCTGTCGTCGGTCACAAAATCGCCCAAGGGACTGAATTACGACGCGAATCCTTCGAACAGCGATACCATCACCGCGCTTGCCGTCACCCAGATGCAGCCGGTACGCACATGGAATTCGCTACTCGAGCGGTCGCTCTGGCATGCCGAAAAGCTCGACCGCGCGGTGGCCGGCTCCAGCGGCGAACTGGTCAAGGTCACTGGCCAGGCTTCGCTCGACGATCTGCTGCGCGAACGCGGCGAGGGCGCGCTGCCGGTCGGTGCGATGCTTTCGATCGAGGGACTCCACGATCTCGAGGGCAAGCGCGAGAACCTCGACCGGCTCTACGACGCGGGCTTCCGCATGGCGAGCCTGACACACTTCTTCGACAACCAGCTCGCCGGGTCGATGCACGGCGAACGGAAGGGCGGCCTAACTCCGTTCGGGCGGCAGATCGTGCGCGCGATGGAAGACAAGGGCATGATCGTCGACATCGCCCACCTGTCGCATCCCGGCGTTGCCGAGCTGCTTGCCATGGCCCGCCGCCCGGTCGTCTCCAGCCACGGCGGCGTCCAGGCCACCTGCAAGGTCAACCGCAACCTCACCGACGCAGAGATTCGCGGCGTCGCCCGCACGGGCGGGGTGATCGGCATCGGCTACTGGGATGCCGCCATCTGCGACACATCGCCCCGCGCCGCCGCGCGCGCCATGCGCCATGTGCGCGACCTTGTCGGCATCCAGCATGTCGCGCTGGGCAGCGACTTCGACGGCGCCACCACCACCCGCTTCGATACCTCGCAGCTCGAACAGGTGACCCAGGCCCTGCTTGACGAAGGCTTCAGCGACGACGAAATACGCGCCGTGATGGGGCTCAACGCACTTCGGGTGATCCGCGCCGGGATCGTTCCGCTGGGAGGCGGCGCACGGTGA
- a CDS encoding DUF3035 domain-containing protein produces MRKAAALALVVSAASLLSACGGGGSLFNRDRPDEFAVTRAAPLVVPPDFSLTPPNPGAPRPQDSDTGKQALDALFGGPSARSGVETDTLNRAGTAAASIRSTVGDPSTQTVAKGQVVRDILAAPEGDGQAASASIPG; encoded by the coding sequence ATGCGTAAAGCTGCCGCCCTTGCCCTTGTCGTCTCGGCAGCCAGCCTGCTGTCTGCCTGCGGCGGCGGCGGTTCGCTGTTCAACCGCGACCGTCCGGACGAATTCGCGGTCACCCGCGCCGCGCCGCTCGTCGTTCCGCCCGACTTTTCGCTGACCCCGCCGAACCCCGGCGCGCCGCGCCCGCAGGATTCGGATACCGGCAAGCAGGCGCTCGACGCACTCTTCGGCGGCCCCTCGGCCCGCTCGGGCGTGGAGACCGACACGCTCAACCGCGCCGGCACCGCCGCCGCCTCGATCCGTTCGACCGTGGGCGATCCGTCCACGCAGACCGTGGCCAAGGGCCAGGTCGTGCGCGACATCCTGGCCGCCCCGGAAGGCGACGGGCAGGCAGCCTCGGCCTCCATTCCCGGCTGA
- a CDS encoding 5-(carboxyamino)imidazole ribonucleotide synthase: MIPPGETIGILGGGQLGRMMALAAANLGYRCHAYAPEADSIAADVCAAFTQGAYDDEAALAAFAAQCAVVTYEFENVAAAPLAAVSAHAPLHPPARALEVAQDRVSEKSFVEALGGRPAPWAQVDSLEDLKAAVARIGAPGILKTRRDGYDGKGQWRIAQPGDADALDLSAKPLIYEGFVTFEAEFSVILVRTEAGEVRFWDSAENVHKAGILDRSTVPAAPVILAQVDEARALAARVADALGYVGVLTLEFFATADGPVFNEMAPRVHNSGHWTIEGALTSQFENHVRAICGLPLGSTALAAKGVVMDNLIGDDAHDWPAILSDPANHLHLYGKAAVRPGRKMGHVTRLVL, from the coding sequence ATGATCCCGCCCGGCGAAACCATCGGTATCCTTGGCGGCGGCCAGCTTGGCCGGATGATGGCGCTGGCGGCTGCCAACCTCGGCTACCGCTGCCATGCCTATGCGCCAGAGGCCGATTCGATTGCCGCGGATGTCTGCGCCGCCTTCACCCAGGGTGCCTATGACGACGAGGCGGCGCTGGCGGCGTTTGCCGCGCAGTGCGCGGTCGTCACCTACGAGTTCGAGAATGTCGCCGCCGCGCCGCTCGCCGCAGTCAGTGCCCACGCGCCGCTCCATCCGCCCGCCCGCGCGCTCGAAGTGGCGCAGGACAGGGTGAGCGAGAAGTCCTTTGTCGAAGCGCTGGGCGGCCGCCCCGCGCCGTGGGCGCAGGTCGATTCGCTTGAAGATCTCAAGGCCGCCGTCGCCCGGATCGGCGCGCCCGGCATCCTCAAGACCCGGCGCGACGGCTATGACGGCAAGGGCCAGTGGCGCATCGCCCAGCCCGGCGACGCCGATGCGCTCGATCTTTCGGCCAAGCCGCTGATCTACGAAGGCTTCGTCACTTTCGAAGCCGAGTTCTCGGTCATCCTCGTGCGCACCGAGGCTGGTGAGGTGCGTTTCTGGGATTCGGCCGAGAACGTCCACAAGGCCGGCATCCTCGACCGCTCGACCGTGCCAGCCGCGCCGGTGATCCTGGCGCAGGTGGACGAGGCCCGCGCCCTTGCCGCGCGGGTGGCCGATGCGCTTGGCTATGTCGGCGTTCTCACGCTCGAATTCTTCGCCACGGCCGATGGCCCGGTGTTCAACGAGATGGCACCCCGCGTGCACAACTCGGGCCACTGGACCATCGAGGGCGCGCTCACCAGCCAGTTCGAGAACCACGTTCGCGCGATTTGCGGGTTGCCGCTGGGCTCGACCGCGCTCGCCGCGAAGGGGGTGGTCATGGACAACCTCATCGGCGACGACGCGCACGACTGGCCCGCCATCCTTTCCGACCCGGCGAACCACCTCCACCTCTATGGCAAGGCGGCGGTGCGACCCGGGCGCAAGATGGGCCACGTCACCCGGCTGGTACTGTGA
- a CDS encoding uracil-DNA glycosylase, with product MNLSLPADWRASLEPLLASPPLRALGDFLDAEERAGKTIYPPATQRLAALEMTPLDNVRIVILGQDPYHGPGQAHGLAFSVQDGVKVPPSLANIYKELEADLGLPRPPHGNLARWARQGVLLLNSALTVEAASAGSHQGKGWEALTDAAIAAVAARDVPTVFMLWGSHAQKKAARVARLASGPHLVLEAPHPSPLSAHKGFLGCRHFSKANAFLEAHGRRAVDWRI from the coding sequence ATGAACCTCTCCTTGCCCGCAGACTGGCGCGCCAGCCTCGAACCCCTGCTTGCCTCGCCCCCCTTGCGCGCACTGGGCGACTTCCTCGACGCGGAGGAGCGGGCCGGCAAGACGATCTACCCTCCCGCGACGCAGCGCCTCGCCGCTCTGGAGATGACCCCGCTGGACAACGTGCGCATCGTGATCCTGGGGCAGGACCCCTACCACGGCCCCGGCCAGGCGCACGGCCTCGCCTTCTCGGTCCAGGACGGGGTCAAGGTCCCGCCGAGCCTTGCCAACATCTACAAGGAACTGGAGGCCGACCTCGGCCTGCCCCGCCCGCCCCACGGCAACCTCGCACGGTGGGCGCGGCAGGGAGTGCTGCTGCTCAACAGCGCACTGACGGTCGAGGCGGCAAGCGCCGGCTCGCACCAGGGCAAGGGCTGGGAGGCCCTGACCGACGCCGCCATCGCCGCCGTCGCCGCGCGCGACGTACCGACGGTGTTCATGCTCTGGGGCAGCCACGCGCAGAAGAAGGCGGCGCGCGTCGCCCGCCTGGCCAGCGGCCCCCACCTCGTGCTCGAAGCCCCGCACCCCAGCCCGCTCTCGGCGCACAAGGGGTTCCTCGGATGCCGCCATTTCAGCAAGGCCAACGCCTTCCTCGAGGCGCACGGGCGGCGCGCGGTGGACTGGCGGATCTGA
- a CDS encoding bifunctional riboflavin kinase/FAD synthetase, whose translation MIRLDSLKPVPDSLRGAIVALGNFDGFHLGHQAVVGEAIRWARAEGRPVVVATFDPHPVRYFAPDAPPFRLTTLDQRQELFAAAGADAMLVIHFGAEVAGMSALAWIEQGLVGHLGAVGVVTGEDFTFGKGRSGNAQVLSQEGPRFGLVARAVGPVTLEGEVVSSSRIRDALKAGDCETAARLLTRPFAIRGAVQHGDKLGRTINFPTANLDIGNYLRPRYGIYAVTGRLPDGRVVKGAANIGIRPTFDPPKELLEPHFFDFSGDLYGQEIEVAFHHFLRPEAKFDGLDALVAQMERDCDEARRLLA comes from the coding sequence GTGATTCGCCTCGACAGCCTGAAGCCCGTTCCCGATTCCCTGCGCGGCGCGATCGTCGCGCTCGGTAATTTCGACGGCTTCCACCTCGGCCACCAGGCGGTCGTGGGCGAAGCGATCCGATGGGCGCGGGCCGAAGGCCGTCCTGTCGTCGTCGCCACGTTCGACCCGCATCCCGTGCGCTACTTCGCGCCGGATGCGCCGCCCTTCCGGCTGACAACGCTCGATCAGCGGCAGGAGCTTTTCGCCGCCGCCGGTGCCGACGCCATGCTGGTCATCCACTTCGGCGCGGAAGTCGCCGGCATGTCGGCGCTGGCGTGGATCGAACAGGGCCTCGTCGGCCATCTCGGCGCGGTCGGGGTCGTCACCGGCGAGGACTTCACCTTCGGCAAGGGCCGCAGCGGCAACGCGCAGGTCCTGTCGCAGGAAGGCCCGCGTTTCGGCCTTGTCGCCCGCGCGGTGGGCCCGGTAACGCTCGAAGGCGAAGTCGTTTCCTCCAGCCGCATTCGCGATGCCCTGAAGGCCGGTGACTGCGAGACGGCGGCCCGCCTGCTCACCCGCCCCTTCGCCATTCGCGGCGCTGTGCAGCATGGCGACAAGCTTGGCCGCACGATCAACTTCCCCACCGCCAATCTCGACATCGGCAACTACCTGCGCCCGCGCTACGGCATCTATGCCGTCACCGGCCGCCTGCCCGATGGCCGCGTGGTCAAGGGTGCAGCCAACATCGGCATCCGCCCCACCTTCGATCCGCCCAAGGAATTGCTCGAACCGCACTTCTTCGATTTCTCGGGTGATCTCTACGGCCAGGAGATCGAGGTAGCATTCCACCATTTCCTGCGGCCCGAGGCGAAGTTCGATGGCCTGGATGCGCTGGTGGCGCAAATGGAGCGCGATTGCGACGAGGCGCGGCGGCTGCTGGCCTGA